The following proteins are encoded in a genomic region of Fusarium keratoplasticum isolate Fu6.1 chromosome 9, whole genome shotgun sequence:
- a CDS encoding 40S ribosomal protein S22 yields the protein MVRFLELMQRHDYISEFEEVDGHRGGKIVVQLNGRFVIAIPLQSYESSIAETFYFRLNKCGVISPRFNVAMGDLEKWVVRLLPTRQFGHIVLTTSAGIMDHDQARRKHFSGEILGYFY from the coding sequence ATGGTCAGATTCCTTGAGCTCATGCAGCGCCATGACTATATCTCGGAGTTTGAAGAGGTCGATGGCCACCGTGGCGGCAAAATTGTCGTCCAACTCAATGGCCGGTTCGTAATCGCCATCCCCTTACAGTCTTATGAATCGTCAATCGCTGAGACCTTCTATTTTAGACTAAACAAGTGCGGCGTCATCAGTCCTCGTTTCAACGTGGCTATGGGTGACCTGGAGAAGTGGGTTGTTCGACTTCTCCCTACCCGCCAGTTCGGCCATATCGTACTCACCACTTCCGCGGGCATCATGGATCATGACCAGGCTCGTCGAAAGCATTTCTCGGGCGAGATCCTGGGCTACTTCTACTAG
- a CDS encoding Protein kinase domain-containing protein, producing MEHPSKPPRRPRHAAMRDDQERDDQGERARAERGVKPSQRSRSPREAREARESRHGSDARRDRPSTRPEPGSSRRRRHSRDRSRDRGSRPSPEPSRRAPDVDDLIPRYRAERERHRESEDKSRRRSRSRSRDRTSRNSPSAAKRHRSRSPSLTSSSRKRSRRDRSPRTRTRDYSPESTLRKYARHPSRERRKPSPRRHGRSPKSPTRTADRRRSRTRSPTRSEAGSRRADREPWARADKPQQRSHSRSPAPENRPSSSRRARLSPRDDHRASDSDRQSSKRQTHPRSPQASRERRSRETSPGRRHSSRSDIDEDMTSRGNHRGGGYNPMYPQKSQYGNDPYSQSPQQGGSYHNSPSQSPYGASRGGWNGSQQYPPQYAHSSNYGPPNGPSSHYHANPSHSPPYAAPTGPMQQYPQGNYRGGYRGGGFRGGSFSSRGRGGFKNSPWSQGPPPRGHHDDAGNGRFGNSQNDVDEANHDMMDTETEPLQSSNDAQVAGEGRDGAEGDVATTPNRPPPSGPGSQSASSGGKFSFAFKPSSKPAVTAPKPEISQKLNAAPRREPPKDNRDREPPRSAPTEPASSRSRHDHRQPPEGPRVAPRMRKVKKIMKRPKPRPTLPADLADSDSVFFRKPGNESVIGSGTYGKVFKGLNVYTKNLVALKRIRMEGERDGFPVTAVREIKLLQSLRHVNIVALQEVMVEKNDCFMVFEYLSHDLTGLLNHPSFKLDAAQKKHLAKQMFEGLDYLHTRGVLHRDIKAANILVSNEGILKLADFGLARFYAKRHQLDYTNRVITIWYRSPELLLGETKYTAAVDVWSAACVMVEIFARHAIFTGDGTELSQLEKIYNILGTPTLQDWPSLVDMAWFELLRPTAKRKNVFGDKYRDKVTPAAFELLSAMFQYDPAKRPSASEVLQHPYFTKEEPQPRQAIELSNIDGDWHEFESKALRKENERRDREARKAAKDSANREKEKDKKRTNEGNDQREAKRLQVDKNGGNKPPHPAATSKA from the exons ATGGAGCACCCATCCAAGCCTCCACGTCGACCTCGACATGCTGCCATGAGAGACGACCAGGAACGTGATGACCAAGGAGAACGGGCTCGAGCCGAGCGAGGAGTGAAGCCCTCACAAAGATCAAGATCTCCCCGTGAAGCCCGTGAAGCCCGTGAATCTCGCCACGGTTCAGACGCCCGCCGCGATCGCCCTTCAACGAGACCTGAGCCTGGCTCCTcccgtcgccgccgccattcACGCGATCGCAGTCGTGATCGCGGTTCTCGCCCATCTCCCGAGCCCTCTCGCCGGGCCCCCGACGTCGACGATCTCATCCCTCGTTACCGAGCCGAGAGGGAGCGCCACCGCGAGTCCGAGGACAAGTCACGTCGCCGGAGCCGGAGTCGGAGTCGTGATCGAACCAGCCGCAATTCTCCATCAGCAGCCAAGCGCCATCGAAGCCGAAGTCCATCTCTGACAAGCTCCAGCCGAAAGAGATCGAGGAGGGATAGAAGTCCACGAACCAGGACAAGGGACTACAGCCCCGAGTCCACCTTGAGGAAGTACGCCCGGCATCCCTCGCGTGAGCGACGGAAACCATCACCCCGTCGTCACGGACGGTCTCCGAAGTCGCCAACACGGACGGCAGACAGGCGTCGATCACGCACTCGATCTCCAACCAGGTCCGAGGCTGGCTCCAGGCGCGCGGACCGTGAACCTTGGGCTCGAGCAGACAAACCCCAACAACGATCACACAGTCGCTCCCCCGCACCTGAAAAccggccttcttcatctcgtcgcGCCCGCCTATCGCCTCGCGACGACCACCGTGCCTCAGATTCTGATCGTCAGTCGTCCAAGAGGCAGACACATCCACGGTCGCCTCAGGCGAGCCGAGAACGCAGATCTCGAGAAACGTCTCCCGGCAGACGTCATTCTTCAAGGTCGGACATTGACGAAGACATGACATCTCGAGGTAACCATAGGGGAGGAGGCTACAATCCCATGTACCCTCAGAAGTCGCAATATGGCAATGACCCCTATTCACAATCTCCTCAGCAAGGAGGATCCTACCACAATTCGCCATCGCAGTCGCCGTATGGAGCATCTCGTGGCGGATGGAACGGCTCACA ACAATATCCTCCTCAATACGCCCATAGCAGCAACTATGGTCCGCCCAATGGCCCCTCAAGTCATTACCACGCAAACCCATCTCACTCACCCCCATATGCCGCTCCAACCGGTCCCATGCAGCAGTATCCTCAGGGAAATTACCGTGGTGGCTACAGAGGGGGTGGCTTCCGGGGTGGCTCCTTCTCcagtcgaggccgaggtggcTTCAAAAACTCGCCTTGGagtcaaggtcctcctccACGAGGACACCACGACGACGCAGGAAACGGTCGATTCGGAAACTCTCAAAACGATGTTGACGAGGCAAATCATGACATGATGGACACCGAAACTGAGCCTCTTCAATCATCCAATGATGCCCAGGTTGCGGGTGAAGGCAGAGATGGAGCAGAAGGAGACGTCGCGACAACTCCAAATCGACCGCCGCCATCAGGCCCAGGCTCGCAGTCAGCCTCGTCGGGTGGCAAGTTCAGCTTCGCCTTCAAGCCCTCATCGAAACCTGCCGTCACAGCACCGAAGCCCGAGATCTCGCAGAAGCTAAACGCCGCCCCACGAAGAGAGCCTCCAAAGGATAACCGAGATCGAGAACCTCCCCGAAGCGCCCCCACCGAACCAGCCTCGTCTCGCTCAAGACATGATCACCGTCAGCCCCCAGAAGGACCCAGGGTGGCACCGAGGAtgcgcaaggtcaagaagatcatgAAGCGGCCGAAGCCAAGACCGACTCTCCCGGCCGACCTAGCAGACTCAGATTCAGTTTTCTTCAGGAAGCCTGGAAATGAGTCTGTTATCGGATCTGGCACCTACGGCAAGGTGTTCAAGGGCCTCAACGTCTATACGAAAAACCTTGTTGCCCTCAAACGCATCCGCATGGAGGGTGAGCGCGACGGTTTCCCTGTCACGGCCGTTCGAGAAATCAAGCTTCTACAGTCACTCAGGCATGTCAACATTGTCGCCCTTCAAGAGGTCATGGTGGAGAAGAACGATTGCTTCATGGTTTTTGAATATCTGTCGCATGATCTCACAGGTCTCCTGAACCACCCCTCGTTCAAGCTGGATGCAGCTCAGAAGAAGCATCTCGCCAAACAGATGTTTGAGGGCTTGGATTACCTCCACACCCGAGGAGTCTTGCACCGAGACATCAAAGCAGCCAACATCTTGGTGAGCAACGAAGGCATTCTTAAGCTTGCTGATTTCGGTCTTGCCCGTTTCTATGCCAAGCGTCATCAGCTGGATTACACCAATCGTGTCATTACTATTTGGTACCGATCACCAGAATTATTACTGGGAGAAACAAAGTACACAGCCGCTGTTGATGTTTGGAGCGCGGCATGCGTCATGGTGGAGATATTTGCTCGACACGCCATCTTTACTGGAGACGGAACCGAGCTCAGCCAGTTGGAGAAGATATACAATATCTTGGGTACGCCGACTCTTCAGGACTGGcccagcctcgtcgacatggCTTGGTTTGAACTCTTGCGCCCAACAGCGAAGCGGAAGAATGTCTTTGGCGATAAGTACCGGGACAAGGTGACGCCGGCTGCGTTCGAGCTACTCTCGGCCATGTTCCAATACGATCCTGCCAAACGCCCCAGTGCTTCCGAAGTGCTTCAGCATCCTTACTTCACCAAAGAAGAACCACAACCACGACAGGCTATTGA GCTCTCCAATATCGATGGAGATTGGCACGAGTTTGAGTCCAAGGCTCTTCGCAAAGAAAACGAACGCCGAGATCGAGAGGCCCGGAAAGCCGCCAAAGACAGCGCAAACCgggagaaagaaaaggacaagaagcgTACCAACGAGGGCAACGATCAACGAGAAGCGAAGCGCCTCCAGGTTGACAAGAATGGCGGAAACAAGCCGCCTCACCCAGCAGCCACCAGTAAGGCATAG
- a CDS encoding AB hydrolase-1 domain-containing protein, whose translation MEWLGFADIEFTHAPSPRTVREKDGNVTDLLSICEKTTPPCHLNPLLFNGHLQTMWTATKPAGPKVWYKRKIFEADHKTYRGTFAVDFVVEPFEEEDPTLCRRTVYYTNEELENIGSDDTKPMLVVMHGLSGGSHEIYLREAIAPLIGEGGWEACVVNSRGCARSKITSGVLYNARATWDIRQTVKWLTEKFPNRPLFGIGFSLGANMLTNYCGEEGSNCVLKGAIACSNPFNLEVSSKILQNSYVGKEVYLRVMGSSLKELARRHRDALEQYSKVDVEAVLDITYLTEFDRLIQCPIWGYPTEYAYYRDASSTDAILSIKIPFLAINSVDDPIAVKEAIPFEEFQQNPNTVLLTTTLGGHLCWFEMGGGRWFPKPVANFLNHLAFKCDLDSLKPEEASETDLTQGHGYSPMRRKMLIVED comes from the exons ATGGAGTGGCTCGGCTTCGCAGACATTGAATTCACCCATGCGCCGTCACCACGGACGGTGCGAGAAAAAGATGGCAACGTGACGGATCTGCTTTCCATTTGCGAAAAGACGACACCACCATGCCATCTAAACCCGCTACTTTTCAATGGCCATCTGCAGACCATGTGGACGGCCACCAAGCCTGCCGGACCCAAGGTCTGGTACAAGCGCAAGATCTTTGAAGCCGACCACAAGACCTACCGGGGCACCTTTGCCGTAGATTTTGTTGTTGAGCCtttcgaggaggaggaccctACATTGTGTCGACGGACTGTCTATTACACCAACGAAGAGCTGGAGAATATTGGATCCGACGACACCAAGCCAATGCTTGTCGTGATGCATGGCCTCTCTGGTGGCTCTCACGAGATTTACCTGAGAGAAGCGATTGCGCCCTTGATTGGTGAGGGTGGTTGGGAAGCATGCGTTGTCAACTCGCGAGGATGCGCACGAAGTAAAATCACCAGCGGTGTCTTGTACAACGCAAGAGCAACGTGGGACATCCGCCAG ACGGTGAAATGGTTGACGGAAAAGTTTCCCAACCGTCCGTTGTTCGGCATTGGCTTTTCTCTGGGTGCTAACATGCTCACGAAC TATTGTGGCGAGGAGGGCTCGAATTGTGTCCTGAAAGGCGCCATCGCGTGCTCTAACcccttcaacctcgaggtctCGAGCAAGATTCTCCAGAACAGCTATGTGGGCAAGGAGGTTTATCTGCGGGTGATGGGGT CGTCTTTGAAGGAACTTGCACGAAGACATCGGGATGCACTGGAACAATATAGCAAGGTCGATGTTGAGGCTGTCCTGGACATCACCTACTTGACCGAGTTCGATCGCTTGATCCA GTGCCCTATCTGGGGATATCCTACCGAATATGCATACTACCGAGATGCTTCATCGACTGATGCCATTCTATCCATCAAGATCCCTTTCCTGGCTATCAACTCCGTTGACGATCCT ATTGCCGTCAAGGAAGCCATTCCGTTTGAAGAGTTCCAGCAGAACCCAAATACTGTTCTTCTTACAACAACGCTCGGTGGACATCTCTGCTGGTTTGAGATGGGTGGCGGTCGATGGTTCCCCAAGCCG GTTGCAAACTTCTTGAACCACTTGGCTTTCAAGTGTGATCTTGACAGCCTGAAGCCCGAGGAAGCATCAGAGACCGACTTGACACAGGGACATGGCTATAGCCCAATGCGCCGCAAGATGTTGATTGTGGAAGATTAG